DNA from Methylobacterium currus:
CCGACGAGGCGACCTCCTTTGCGCTGCTCGACCGGCTGCTGGAGGCCGGCTTCACCTTCATCGACACCGCCGACGTCTATTCGCGCTGGGCGCCGGGCCATCAGGGCGGCGAATCGGAATCCGTGATCGGGCGCTGGCTCAAGGCGAGCCGGGCCCGCGACCGCATGGTCATCGCCACCAAGGTCGGCATGGACATGGGAGACGGCCGCAAGGGCCTGAAGGCCTCCTCCATCGAGCGGGCCGTCGAGGAATCCCTGCGCCGCCTCCAGACCGACCGGATCGACCTCTACCAGTCCCATCTCGACGACGCGGAGACACCGCTCGAGGAGACGCTCGCGGCCTATGACCGGCTGATCCGCGCCGGCAAGGTGCGGGCGATCGGCGCCTCCAACTATTCCGCCGCCCGCCTGCGCGAGGCGCTGGCTGTGGCCGCCCGCGAGGGCCTGCCGCGTTACGAGTGCCTTCAGCCCGAGTACAGCCTGGCCGAGCGGGCCGGCTACGAGGCGGAGCTGGAGCCCCTGTGCCGGGAGGAGGGAATCGGGGTGATCTCCTACTTCTCCCTCGCGGCGGGCTTCCTGACCGGCAAGTACCGGCAGGCGGGCGCCGCGTCGGGCCGCGCCCGGGAGGCCCGGGTCTCGGGCTACCTCAACCCGCGCGGCCTCGCCTTCCTCGACCTCCTCGACGCGGTGGCGCGCGATCACGGCGCCAGTCCGGCCCAGGTCGCGATCGCCTGGCTCGTGGCGCGGCCCGGCCTCACCGCGCCGATCGCCAGCGCCACCTCGGTGGCGCAGCTCGACGAGATCCTGGGCGGCGTGCGCCTCGCCCTCGACCCGGCGGCGGCGGCCCGGCTCGAGGAGGCGAGCCGGGGCTCGCTCAAGGGCTGACAGGGCCCGTTCGCGGATCCTTAACGGGGTGCGGCGAAACGTAACCCCGGTGATCTTCCGGCAGGGGTGGACGGGGTGTCCGGCCCACCCCCGCCGGGCCCCGGAAAGCCCCCGCCGCGGCGCCGAAAAAGTGCCCCTGCGGCGCCGAAAACCGATGCAATTTCAAGGCG
Protein-coding regions in this window:
- a CDS encoding aldo/keto reductase, whose protein sequence is MDLRPLGRSGLSVPPFCFGGNVFGWTADEATSFALLDRLLEAGFTFIDTADVYSRWAPGHQGGESESVIGRWLKASRARDRMVIATKVGMDMGDGRKGLKASSIERAVEESLRRLQTDRIDLYQSHLDDAETPLEETLAAYDRLIRAGKVRAIGASNYSAARLREALAVAAREGLPRYECLQPEYSLAERAGYEAELEPLCREEGIGVISYFSLAAGFLTGKYRQAGAASGRAREARVSGYLNPRGLAFLDLLDAVARDHGASPAQVAIAWLVARPGLTAPIASATSVAQLDEILGGVRLALDPAAAARLEEASRGSLKG